Proteins from a genomic interval of Solea solea chromosome 10, fSolSol10.1, whole genome shotgun sequence:
- the LOC131467123 gene encoding heterogeneous nuclear ribonucleoprotein L-like, which yields MEAALKRGGRGEYHQYAKRLRTDEEEERQQEEEEEAVRSREEDSVEDSHCVPPSPVVHVRGLSDVAVEADLVEALEKYGSICYVMMMPFKRQALVEFDSAASAERCVTSGTREAVHVAEQRAFFNFSTSQRISRPTNADDPTSRNKVLLLSVQNPLYPITTDVLYSVCNPVANVLRIVIFRRSGVQAMVEYPDTVLFMFESVADAHKVKLTLNGAHIYTKCCTMKIEYARPNRLNVTRNDNNSWDYTHFLLQREQGKGRQCRSILGDHPSHNYGPHCPLLPAPSNSRYRRSSEQMKDMMSSPLLCPQTSSSSSLLGQASSSVAMVSGLHVAQMNCSRVFNLFCLYGNVDKVKFMRSVPGTALVEMSDEFAVVRAVTHLNNVKVFGQKLNVCVSRQRAVIPSQVFDLADGSGSYRDFSLTRNNRFSSAHGGRNVIQPPTAILHFYNAPPTLSQHQLQQLCDEHNVPAFTRFKVFDGKSSSKTVSGLLEFDSRAEAVETLVVLNHHQIKIPNSSTPFTLKLCFSTSSRL from the exons ATGGAAGCAGCAttgaagagaggaggaagaggagagtaTCACCAGTACGCCAAGAGGCTCCGgactgatgaagaggaggagcggcagcaggaggaggaggaggaggcagtgaggagcagagaggag GACAGTGTGGAGGACAGCCACTGCGTCCCCCCGTCCCCTGTTGTCCACGTGCGAGGACTGAGTGACGTGGCGGTGGAGGCAGATCTGGTGGAGGCCCTGGAAAAGTACGGCAGCATCTG CTACGTGATGATGATGCCGTTTAAGCGTCAGGCTCTGGTGGAGTTCGACAGCGCGGCGAGCGCTGAGCGCTGCGTGACGAGTGGAACACGCGAGGCCGTGCACGTCGCCGAGCAGCGGGCGTTCTTCAACTTCTCCACCAGCCAGAGAATCAGCAGACCGACCAACGCAGACGACCCCACCAGCAGGAACAAGGTTCTGCTGCTCTCCGTCCAGAACCCGCTGTACCCCATCACCACC gacgtcttgtacagtgtgtgtaatCCCGTTGCTAACGTCCTGCGCATCGTCATCTTCAGACGTAGCGGCGTCCAGGCCATGGTGGAATAtcctgacactgt CTTGTTCATGTTTGAGTCGGTGGCAGACGCTCACAAGGTCAAACTGACTCTGAACGGAGCCCACATTTACACCAAGTGCTGCACAATGAAGATAGAGTACGCcagg CCCAACAGACTGAACGTCACCCGCAATGACAACAACAGCTGGGATTACACACACTTCCTGCTGCAGAGag agcAGGGGAAGGGGAGACAGTGTCGCTCCATCCTGGGAGATCATCCATCCCATAACTATG gtccacactgccccctgctgcccGCCCCCTCTAACAGCAGGTACAGGAGGAGCAGTGAACAGATGAAGGACATGATGTCCTCCCCTCTGCTCTGCCCTCaaacgtcctcctcctcctctctcctgggCCAAGCCTCCAgctctgttgccatggtgagcGGCCTCCACGTCGCCCAGATGAACTGCAGCCGCGTCTTCAACCTCTTCTGTCTCTATGGAAACGTggataag GTGAAGTTCATGAGAAGCGTTCCCGGCACGGCGCTGGTGGAGATGAGCGACGAGTTTGCAGTCGTCCGAGCGGTGACTCACCTGAACAACGTCAAGGTGTTCGGCCAAAAACTCAACGTCTG TGTGTCCAGACAGCGCGCAGTGATCCCCAGTCAGGTGTTCGACCTGGCCGACGGCAGCGGCAGCTACAGAGACTTCAGTCTGACCAGGAACAACCGCTTCAGCAGCGCACACGGAGGACGCAACGTCATCCAGCCGCCCACTGCCATCCTGCACTTCTACAATGCCCCGCCCACCCTCAGTCAACACCAGCTGCAGCAG ctctgtgatgaACACAACGTTCCCGCCTTCACCAGGTTCAAGGTCTTCGATGGCAAAT CCAGTTCAAAGACTGTCTCAGGACTGTTGGAGTTTGACAGCAGAGCTGAAGCAGTGGAGACTCTCGTCGTCCTCAACCACCATCAGATCAAAATACCCA ACAGCTCCACCCCCTTCACCCTGAAACTCTGCTTCTCCACTTCCTCCCGTCTGTGA